A genome region from Setaria italica strain Yugu1 chromosome III, Setaria_italica_v2.0, whole genome shotgun sequence includes the following:
- the LOC101770250 gene encoding uncharacterized protein LOC101770250: MAHSPSGSRAAAPSTGDEAFTDAGAEDVGDSKLSALLFDVSQQVQSGLQNMLKMSSEIERCDGEIEAEVERVRDAVAEKGRALDDDRERVQKAVLAALDILSGGRGCV; the protein is encoded by the exons ATGGCCCACTCGCCGTCGGgatcgcgcgcggcggcgccgtcgaccGGGGACGAGGCCTTCACCGACGCGGGGGCGGAGGACGTCGGCGACTCGAAGCTCTCCGCGCTCCTCTTCG ACGTGTCGCAACAGGTGCAGAGCGGTCTCCAGAACATGCTCAAGATGAGCAG CGAGATCGAGCGTTGCGACGGCGAGatcgaggcggaggtggagcgcgTCAGGGACGCCGTGGCGGAGAAGGGCCGGGCGCTGGACGACGACCGGGAGAGGGTCCAGAAggccgtcctcgccgcgctcgaCATCCtcagcggcggccgcggctgcGTCTGA